The Pyxidicoccus trucidator genomic interval GCACCTCCACGACGATGGGGGACTGGCCGGAGCGCTGCCGGTTCTCGTCCTCGAGCGAGAAGAACAGCTGGATTTGCGAGCTGCCCTTCATCACCAGCTCGCCGCGCTGGTTCTCCGCCCAGAGGTCGATTTCGACGAAGTAGCGGCCGCCGGTGCCGTGCCTGTCGCTGACGCGGCCCTTGCAGACCACGGTGTCGCCCGGCCACACCATCTTGATGAAGCGCACGTTGTAGCGCCGCATCTGGCCGCCGCGGGCCCAGTCGCTGATGAGCTGGCCCAGCATGCCCATGACGAGCATGCCCGGGGCGTAGACGCTCGGCATGCCCACGCTCTTGGCGTAGACCTCGTCCACGTGGACGGGGTTGTAGTCACCGGAGGCGCCGGCGTAGCGCGACAGCTGCACGCGGTCGACGGGGGCCTTGGCCAGCGCCGGCAGCTCGTCGCCAACGCGGATGGACTCGAAGTAGAGCTTGCGCGCGGGCATCACGGGGTCTCCTTGGTGGCACGGACCACCAGCGTCCGGCGGGCGCGGAACACGAGATTGCCCTCCTCGTCACGGCCCTCGTCCTCGATGACGGCGATGTCCATGCGCCCGGAGATGCCGGGCCGCTCGAACACGTCCGACACGCGCGTGGACACGTAGATGCGGTCGCCCGCGAAGATGGGCCGCTCGTAGTCGAAGCCCTGCTCGGCGTGCAGCAGGCTCTTGATGCCCACGCCCAACAGTTCCCTCAGGTCCGCCGCGGAATGGAAGGACGCGGGGAACGTGGGAGGCGCGATGATGGTGGGATAGCCGGACGCCCGCGCGTACTCCTCGTCGTAGTAGATGGGGTTGTAGTCGCCGATTGCTTCCGCGAACCGGCGGATGGCGCCCTTCTCGACCTCGTTGAGCGTCGGCGGCGAGGCGCGACCGATCGCGTTCTTGTCCAGCATTTCCCTCTCCTGACTCTAACGTCCGGCCGGAAGCTCAAGAACCGTGAGGAGCCCTGCTTCGGCAGCCGTCAAGCGTGGCGCGGCATTCACCAGCGCATTCGCGGTGGCCCGGTCACCCGCCACTCCCCCCGGGATTTCCAACACAAGCTTCGGGTCCGCGTCGATTTCGATGCGGTCCTTCGGGTCATCCGCCCCCATGGCGATGGTCAGCTCCAGCCGGACCCGCTCCTGCCCCTCCTCCAGACCCACCACCGACTGGAACATGCCCGCCACCCGCCCCTTCTTCACGGGAAATGCGCCGCCGGAGATGTCCTCCTCCGCGAACACGGGGGCTACTTCTTCTTCATAGTCGTCGCAATCGAGCCCGAGTCCCAGGGCCGCCAGCGCCGCGGACTCCACCAGTCCGACGTGACCCAGCTGCTCGCTGTCCACCAGCTCGAAGAACTCCTCTTCCGTCAGCCCCGCGCCCACCTTGCGCTGCAGCGCCTCGCGCCGCAGCCGCGCGTCCACCACCCGCGTGGCGGTGGCGCGGCGGACCGGGCCACACACCTGGCCGGCGACGGCCATCAGCCTGTCGAGCACGAAGCCGGGATTCACGCCCGTCCCCACCACCGCCACCCCGGCCTTCTGCGCGGCCTTGTCCAGCTGGTCCGCCAGCTCCGGGTACTTGAGGTACGGGAAGGCCAGCTCCTCGCACGTGCTGGCCACCGGCAGCCCCAGCTTCAGCGCCGCCAGCAACTGCTCCATCACCTGCGGCAGCCGCGAGCCGGTGGCGTGCAGCAGCACCGCGCCCTTGCGCTTCGCCACCGCCTTCTCCAGCGAGTCCACCACCTTCACGCGAGGGGCGGGACCTCCCAGCACGTCTCCCAACGCGCGCCCCACCAGCGAGGGCTGCGTGTCCACGGCGCCGATGAGCTCCACCTCGGGAGACGTCATCGCGGCCCTGGCAATCTCCTGACCGATGAACCCCAGCCCCATCACCACCACCGGCACTGGCCCTTCGGGGGCTCTAGCCATCGGAGATTGCTCCAGGATTCCAAGGGGTTAGAGACACAGCGTACACAGCGCGGCCACCATAAAACACACGTTGGCGGGCAGGCAAGCATCACTTGGATGTACGACTCTTCCGGACTGAGAGAACCTCCAAGGATTTCCGGGACTTGCGAGCACACAACCCCCGGGGCCCCCTATTTTGGGGGTGAGTGACGCGTGTATAAAGGGGAAGCAGGCACGCCACCCCCGGAGACCTCGCCAATATGGACCGCATCCTCGTGGTGGATGACGACGTTCTCATCCTCGCCGCGCTCTCGCGCATCCTGCAGGCGGAGGGGTACGCGGTCGTCACGCACAGCGACCCGGCGCTGGCCGCGCGCGAGGTGGGCTTCCACGTCGTGCTGACGGACTTCATGATGCCGTACCTCAACGGCATCGAATTGCTGGGGGCACTGCGCGAGCGGAACCCGAAGGCGGTGCGGTTGATGCTGACGGCGGCGGCGGACTTCCGCACCGCGTCCGAGGCCGTCAACCGCGGCGAGGTGTTCCGCCTGCTGGGCAAGCCGTGGTCGCTGAGCGAGCTGACCAGCAGCGTGCGGCAGGCCTTCGAGCACTACCGGCTGGTGGACGCCAACGAGCGGCTGACGCGCGAGGTGGCGGAGAAGAACGCGGAGCTGGTGGCCATCAACCGCGACTTGGAGCGCCGGGTGGTGGAGCGCACCGCGGGCCTGCTGGACGGGCTCATCAGCGCGCTGGACTACCGCGACACGGAGACGCAGTGGCACTCGCGCCGCGTCTCGCTCTACTCGCGGCGGCTGGCCCAGGAAGTGGGCCTGGCCGGGGCCGCGCTGGACGTGGTGGAGCAGGGCGCGCTGCTGCACGACATCGGCAAGATTGGCGTGCGTGACTCCATCCTCCTCAAGCCCGGACCGCTGACGCCGGACGAGTGGGTGGAGATGCGCAAGC includes:
- a CDS encoding MaoC family dehydratase — translated: MPARKLYFESIRVGDELPALAKAPVDRVQLSRYAGASGDYNPVHVDEVYAKSVGMPSVYAPGMLVMGMLGQLISDWARGGQMRRYNVRFIKMVWPGDTVVCKGRVSDRHGTGGRYFVEIDLWAENQRGELVMKGSSQIQLFFSLEDENRQRSGQSPIVVEVPRESLATAAPAATATAGGEAAPEEGEEGDERRTGSKKAAPREKPAAKTATLPAAKKAKK
- a CDS encoding MaoC family dehydratase N-terminal domain-containing protein, yielding MLDKNAIGRASPPTLNEVEKGAIRRFAEAIGDYNPIYYDEEYARASGYPTIIAPPTFPASFHSAADLRELLGVGIKSLLHAEQGFDYERPIFAGDRIYVSTRVSDVFERPGISGRMDIAVIEDEGRDEEGNLVFRARRTLVVRATKETP
- a CDS encoding dihydrodipicolinate reductase, producing the protein MARAPEGPVPVVVMGLGFIGQEIARAAMTSPEVELIGAVDTQPSLVGRALGDVLGGPAPRVKVVDSLEKAVAKRKGAVLLHATGSRLPQVMEQLLAALKLGLPVASTCEELAFPYLKYPELADQLDKAAQKAGVAVVGTGVNPGFVLDRLMAVAGQVCGPVRRATATRVVDARLRREALQRKVGAGLTEEEFFELVDSEQLGHVGLVESAALAALGLGLDCDDYEEEVAPVFAEEDISGGAFPVKKGRVAGMFQSVVGLEEGQERVRLELTIAMGADDPKDRIEIDADPKLVLEIPGGVAGDRATANALVNAAPRLTAAEAGLLTVLELPAGR
- a CDS encoding HD domain-containing phosphohydrolase, with the protein product MDRILVVDDDVLILAALSRILQAEGYAVVTHSDPALAAREVGFHVVLTDFMMPYLNGIELLGALRERNPKAVRLMLTAAADFRTASEAVNRGEVFRLLGKPWSLSELTSSVRQAFEHYRLVDANERLTREVAEKNAELVAINRDLERRVVERTAGLLDGLISALDYRDTETQWHSRRVSLYSRRLAQEVGLAGAALDVVEQGALLHDIGKIGVRDSILLKPGPLTPDEWVEMRKHPEFGYRMLAKMPYLHEAALIVLQHQERWDGKGYPQNLGGEDIVLGARVFCIADTVDAITSDRPYRKGRPMSVARDEIRRCAGTQFDPALAEAFLRIPETEWQRIRQEVEAMEEVEVKRWHSHPLGLPSMAKASGA